One genomic window of Meles meles chromosome 3, mMelMel3.1 paternal haplotype, whole genome shotgun sequence includes the following:
- the BRIX1 gene encoding ribosome biogenesis protein BRX1 homolog → MAATKRKRRGGLAVQAKKPKRNEKAAKQPAKLRDVAEEAEEEERDRIPGPVCKGKWKNKERILIFSSRGINFRTRHLMQDLRMLMPHSKADTKMDRKDKLFVINEVCEMKNCNKCIYFEAKKKQDLYMWLSNSPHGPSAKFLVQNIHTLAELKMTGNCLKGSRPLLSFDPAFDESPHYALLKELLIQIFSTPRYHPKSQPFVDHVFTFTILDNRIWFRNFQIIEEDAALVEIGPRFVLNLIKIFQGSFGGPTLYENPHYQSPNMHRRIVRTITAAKYKEKQQVKDAQKMKKKEPKTILPHDPTADVFVTPAEEKPIEIQWVKPEPKVDLKARKKRIYKRQRKMKQKMNSGNAK, encoded by the exons ATGGCGGCGACCAAGAGGAAGCGGCGTGGAGGCTTGGCGGTTCAGGCTAAAAAAccgaaaaggaatgaaaaagctGCCAAGCAGCCAGCTAAGCTGCGCGACGTGGCGGAAGAGgcggaagaagaagagagagaccgTATCCCAGGCCCCGTTTGCAAG ggcAAGTGGAAAAATAAGGAACGGATTCTTATCTTCTCTTCTAGAGGAATAAATTTCAGAACGAGACATTTAATGCAAGACTTGAGAATGTTGATGCCTCATTCTAAAGCAG atacAAAAATGGATCGTAAAGACAAGTTATTTGTCATTAATGAG GTTTGTGAAATGAAAAACTGCAATAAGTGTATCTATTTTGAAGCTAAGAAAAAACAGGATCTCTATATGTG gCTTTCAAATTCACCTCATGGGCCATCTGCTAAATTCCTCGTTCAAAACA TCCATACCCTAGCTGAACTAAAGATGACCGGAAACTGTTTGAAAGGTTCTCGGCCCCTTTTGTCTTTTGACCCT gCTTTTGATGAATCACCACATTATGCTTTGTTAAAAGAACTCTTGATTCAG atctTTAGTACACCACGATATCATCCCAAAAGCCAACCATTTGTGGACCATGTATTTACCTTCACCATTTTGGATAATAGGATATGGTTTCGGAACTTTCAG atAATAGAAGAAGATGCTGCTCTTGTAGAAATAGGACCTCGCTTTGTCTTAAATCTCATAAAGATTTTCCAGGGAAGTTTTGGAGGACCAACTTTATACGAAAATCCTCACTACCAGTCACCAAACATG CATCGGCGTATCGTAAGAACCATCACAGctgcaaaatacaaagagaaacaaCAAGTGAAGGatgcacagaaaatgaaaaagaaagaaccaaagacTATTCTTCCACATGATCCCACTGCAGATGTTTTTGTTACACCGGCCGAGGAAAAGCCGATAGAAATACAGTGGGTAAAGCCAGAGCCCAAAGTCGAtttgaaagcaagaaagaaaaggatttacaaaaggcaaagaaaaatgaaacagaagatgaacagtgggaatgcaaaatga